In one Brevibacillus composti genomic region, the following are encoded:
- a CDS encoding spore germination protein: MAVKQAEEKRLIVENLDENKTYLNDMLGIGVNFDIGLHEFSVGRTRLLLYYINGFANDNIVTQVRRDLNDLRERDMPADVFEHLYHKYIPYYQMTKIETANEFIDKLLVGQVGLIIEGAKSAILMDAKILPTRTPEEPDTERIVRGAHDGFTETLVINTVLTRRRIRDERLRFEIIQVGKRTKTDVAIAYIKDVANKELIEKLRDRLQRIDIDGIPMAEKTVEEFIIGKTFNPFPLVRYTERPDVAAVHLLEGHVLIYVDTSPSVMITPATYFHHVQHAEEYRQTPVVGAYLRWVRFFGIFASVFLLPVWLLLAMNKWMIPEALDFIGIKKTGSIPLLAQFLMAEVGLDLMRMAAIHTPSPLSIAMGLLAAILVGEVAINVGLFAPEVILYLAVAAVGMYATPSYELSLANRLVRLFLILMVGFFSTTGLMIGLLVVLVGLAATRSLDTPYLWPFIPFNFKGFKDILIRMAVPMKNNRPSIVRSTNSSKQ, translated from the coding sequence ATGGCCGTAAAGCAAGCGGAGGAAAAAAGACTGATCGTCGAAAACCTGGATGAAAACAAAACGTACCTGAACGACATGCTCGGGATTGGGGTCAATTTTGACATCGGGCTTCACGAATTTTCGGTGGGACGGACGCGGCTTCTCCTGTATTACATCAACGGATTTGCGAATGACAATATCGTGACCCAGGTTCGGCGTGATCTGAACGACCTGCGGGAGAGAGATATGCCCGCAGATGTATTCGAGCACTTGTATCACAAATATATTCCTTATTATCAAATGACCAAGATCGAGACCGCCAACGAGTTTATCGACAAGCTGCTCGTCGGTCAGGTGGGGCTGATCATCGAAGGTGCCAAAAGCGCCATTCTCATGGATGCCAAAATCCTGCCGACCCGCACGCCGGAGGAGCCGGACACGGAGAGGATCGTTCGCGGAGCTCATGACGGCTTTACAGAAACCCTGGTCATCAACACGGTTCTTACCCGGAGACGGATCCGTGACGAGCGCTTGCGATTTGAAATTATCCAAGTCGGCAAAAGGACAAAGACCGACGTCGCCATCGCCTACATAAAGGATGTGGCAAATAAAGAGCTGATCGAAAAGCTGCGGGATCGCCTGCAAAGAATCGATATCGACGGCATCCCGATGGCCGAAAAGACGGTCGAAGAGTTTATTATCGGCAAGACCTTCAACCCCTTTCCGCTCGTCCGCTATACGGAGCGTCCTGACGTGGCGGCCGTCCATCTCTTGGAGGGTCATGTGCTGATCTACGTGGATACCTCTCCCAGCGTCATGATTACACCGGCTACCTACTTTCACCACGTACAGCATGCGGAAGAATACCGGCAGACTCCTGTCGTCGGTGCCTACCTGCGCTGGGTCCGTTTCTTCGGGATCTTCGCATCCGTCTTCCTCTTGCCGGTATGGCTGCTTCTGGCGATGAACAAATGGATGATCCCGGAGGCGCTCGATTTTATCGGGATCAAGAAAACGGGCAGCATTCCGCTCTTGGCCCAGTTTTTGATGGCGGAAGTCGGTCTGGATTTGATGCGGATGGCTGCGATTCATACGCCTTCGCCCTTGTCAATTGCCATGGGCCTTTTGGCGGCGATCTTGGTGGGGGAGGTGGCGATCAATGTGGGCCTGTTTGCGCCGGAAGTCATCCTGTACCTGGCCGTGGCTGCCGTCGGGATGTACGCCACTCCAAGCTACGAGCTCAGTCTCGCCAATCGGCTGGTGCGACTTTTTCTCATCCTGATGGTCGGCTTCTTCTCCACGACGGGATTGATGATCGGCTTGCTCGTCGTCCTGGTCGGCTTGGCGGCCACTCGCTCTCTCGATACCCCCTATCTCTGGCCGTTTATTCCGTTTAACTTCAAGGGATTCAAGGATATTTTGATTCGGATGGCGGTTCCGATGAAGAACAATCGGCCGAGCATTGTCCGCTCCACCAATTCGTCAAAGCAATAA
- a CDS encoding stage V sporulation protein AE, translating into MPDQRRKVILITDGDHVAQRVVETVARQIGGRSISLSAGNPTPLSGPQMVELIKMTPEDPVLLMFDDNGDRGHGRGEQAMEYVVKHPDIEVLGAIAVASNTKWVNGATVKVSVDNQGRIVEEAVDKDGFAETDLENRIYGDTVDILNRLQVPHVIGIGDIGKMQGRDSLRKGCPITLAAVKWILERSGFDGRKASGGKKTDRRKPG; encoded by the coding sequence ATGCCTGATCAGCGGCGAAAGGTGATTTTGATCACGGACGGGGATCATGTCGCGCAGAGGGTCGTTGAAACCGTCGCCAGACAAATCGGAGGGCGCTCCATTTCGTTATCGGCAGGCAACCCGACGCCGCTCTCCGGCCCTCAGATGGTGGAGCTGATCAAGATGACGCCGGAGGATCCCGTCCTGCTGATGTTTGACGACAACGGCGACCGCGGTCATGGCCGCGGGGAGCAGGCGATGGAATATGTGGTGAAACATCCCGATATCGAAGTGCTGGGCGCCATTGCAGTCGCGTCAAATACGAAATGGGTAAACGGGGCCACCGTCAAGGTTTCCGTGGACAACCAGGGCCGCATTGTCGAAGAAGCCGTGGACAAAGACGGTTTTGCGGAGACGGATCTGGAAAATCGCATCTATGGCGACACGGTGGATATTCTGAATCGGCTTCAGGTCCCACATGTGATCGGGATCGGCGATATCGGCAAAATGCAGGGAAGGGACAGCCTGCGGAAAGGTTGCCCCATCACCTTGGCTGCAGTGAAATGGATACTGGAAAGGAGCGGGTTCGATGGCCGTAAAGCAAGCGGAGGAAAAAAGACTGATCGTCGAAAACCTGGATGA
- the spoVAE gene encoding stage V sporulation protein AE: MEYLIAFVVGGLICVIGQLLLDIGKMTPAHVMSTLVVAGVALDFLGVYDKFIDFAGAGATVPITSFGHSLYHGAMQEAEQHGLIGIVTGIFEVTSAGISAAIAFGFLAALVFKPKG, from the coding sequence ATGGAATATCTGATCGCCTTTGTGGTTGGCGGACTCATCTGCGTCATTGGCCAACTGCTGCTGGACATAGGCAAGATGACGCCGGCCCATGTGATGAGCACCCTCGTCGTAGCCGGGGTCGCTCTCGATTTTCTCGGCGTTTACGACAAGTTCATTGACTTTGCCGGTGCCGGTGCGACGGTGCCGATTACCAGCTTCGGCCACTCCCTCTATCACGGAGCGATGCAGGAAGCGGAACAGCACGGCTTGATCGGAATCGTCACGGGGATCTTTGAAGTGACGAGTGCGGGAATCTCCGCGGCGATCGCCTTTGGCTTTTTGGCGGCACTCGTATTCAAGCCAAAGGGTTGA
- the spoVAD gene encoding stage V sporulation protein AD — translation MSNQSGAFRVGRQTWLFPNDVRILATATAVGPKEGQGPLGSMFDQVYDDLYCGQDSWENAERQLMQDAVSIALQKAQLTGAEIDVFFAGDLLSQNITTSFAAEKLAIPLMGMYGACSTSMLTLANAAALVNAGYAKKAIAACSSHNATAERQFRYPTEYGGQKPPSAQWTVTGAGAAVVGTGGKGPRITYATMGKVVDMGIKDPFDMGSAMAPAAAATLQTHFADTKRRPDDYDLIVTGDLAAVGFPILKDLMKRDGYDLDGVYNDCGLMVYSPDQDVFAGGSGCASSAVVTYSQIVDQLNKGVLKKALVCATGALLSPVSYQQGNSIPCIAHAVSLEGGVA, via the coding sequence ATGAGCAATCAATCGGGTGCTTTTCGGGTAGGGAGACAGACCTGGCTTTTTCCGAACGATGTCCGCATTCTGGCCACGGCGACAGCAGTCGGGCCAAAAGAGGGACAAGGTCCGCTTGGCAGCATGTTTGATCAGGTGTACGACGATCTTTACTGCGGTCAGGATTCCTGGGAGAATGCCGAACGGCAATTGATGCAGGACGCCGTGTCGATCGCCCTGCAGAAGGCGCAACTGACAGGAGCGGAGATTGATGTTTTCTTTGCCGGAGACCTGTTGAGCCAGAACATCACGACCAGCTTTGCCGCTGAAAAGCTGGCCATCCCGCTGATGGGCATGTACGGCGCCTGCTCCACCTCCATGCTCACATTGGCCAATGCGGCTGCCTTGGTGAACGCGGGCTATGCGAAAAAAGCAATTGCAGCATGCAGCAGTCACAATGCCACGGCCGAACGTCAATTTCGCTACCCGACGGAGTACGGTGGACAGAAGCCGCCCTCTGCGCAATGGACAGTCACAGGAGCAGGCGCAGCGGTCGTCGGGACCGGAGGGAAGGGGCCGCGCATCACGTATGCCACGATGGGAAAAGTCGTCGACATGGGGATTAAGGATCCGTTTGATATGGGATCGGCCATGGCGCCGGCTGCGGCTGCCACGCTGCAAACGCATTTCGCCGACACGAAACGGCGGCCGGATGACTATGACTTGATCGTCACGGGAGATTTGGCGGCCGTCGGATTCCCGATCCTCAAAGATTTGATGAAGCGGGACGGGTACGATCTGGACGGGGTGTACAACGATTGCGGGCTGATGGTCTATTCGCCGGATCAGGACGTCTTTGCGGGCGGGAGCGGCTGTGCCAGCAGCGCCGTAGTGACGTATAGCCAGATCGTGGACCAGTTGAACAAAGGTGTGCTGAAAAAAGCTTTGGTGTGTGCAACAGGAGCGCTCTTGAGCCCAGTCAGTTACCAGCAGGGCAATTCAATCCCCTGTATCGCCCACGCTGTCTCACTGGAAGGAGGTGTGGCATGA
- the spoVAC gene encoding stage V sporulation protein AC, which translates to MATKTKSNGSKQMTQQLYKQHAAKYQPKRNVLLNSVRAFWVGGTICLLGQALQNMYIHFFGFTEKTASNPTVATLIFIAILLTGLGVYDNIGQYAGAGSAVPVTGFANSIASAAIEHRSEGFVLGVGGNMFKLAGSVIVFGVVAAFIAGLIKTLWNMMM; encoded by the coding sequence ATGGCAACAAAAACGAAGTCGAATGGTTCCAAACAGATGACACAGCAGCTCTATAAACAGCATGCGGCCAAGTACCAGCCCAAGCGCAATGTGCTGCTCAACTCAGTCCGCGCGTTTTGGGTGGGCGGGACGATCTGCCTGCTCGGTCAGGCCCTGCAAAACATGTATATTCACTTCTTTGGTTTTACGGAGAAAACGGCCAGCAATCCTACCGTTGCGACGCTCATTTTTATCGCCATCCTGCTGACGGGCCTCGGCGTGTATGACAATATTGGCCAATACGCCGGCGCCGGCTCCGCCGTTCCGGTCACGGGCTTTGCCAATTCGATCGCCTCTGCCGCGATCGAGCATCGGAGCGAAGGTTTCGTGCTGGGCGTAGGCGGCAACATGTTCAAGCTGGCCGGCTCCGTCATCGTATTTGGTGTGGTCGCCGCCTTCATCGCCGGCCTCATCAAAACGCTATGGAACATGATGATGTGA
- a CDS encoding stage V sporulation protein AB: protein MSVWQPILLIVIGLGGGLAVGSGFVAFITVLDIIPRLTQLTNAHRFIRSFEWALVSGALLFTLADFFQWSAGMPRFAASVFGLFAGIFVGTLAAGLTEALNVFPILAKRLGMDSRLILLLMAMVLGKIVGSLLQWWLGL, encoded by the coding sequence ATGAGCGTTTGGCAGCCCATTCTGCTGATCGTCATTGGACTGGGGGGAGGGCTCGCTGTAGGCAGCGGGTTTGTCGCGTTTATCACCGTCTTGGATATTATTCCCCGCTTGACGCAGCTCACGAATGCCCATCGATTTATTCGCTCATTTGAATGGGCGCTAGTGAGCGGCGCGCTGCTTTTTACGCTCGCCGACTTTTTTCAGTGGAGCGCCGGCATGCCCCGTTTTGCGGCTTCCGTCTTTGGCCTGTTCGCCGGTATATTCGTGGGAACGCTGGCGGCTGGCTTGACCGAGGCGCTCAACGTCTTTCCGATTCTGGCCAAACGCCTCGGCATGGATTCCCGGTTGATTCTGCTTTTGATGGCGATGGTGCTGGGCAAGATCGTCGGTTCTTTGCTGCAGTGGTGGCTCGGCCTTTAG
- a CDS encoding stage V sporulation protein AA → MSEPLFIKLRKRLAVKPESIITLGDICQLFWDGRREEALARMPVYQVKPSDGNLIIIDIMQVIKQIRRVYPEAALEVQGSAHIIVEVMNPRKKASLLLVAMVWVLLFVGAGLAIMNFHTDVSMPQVHQRIYSLITGQKSKQPLWLQIPYSFGIGLGMILFFNHIFQKRINEEPSPLEVELFLYQQNLDQYYIQHENQENERTKP, encoded by the coding sequence ATGAGCGAGCCGTTGTTTATCAAGCTGCGCAAACGCCTGGCGGTCAAACCGGAGTCGATCATCACGCTGGGGGACATCTGTCAGCTTTTCTGGGACGGCAGGCGCGAGGAGGCGCTGGCGCGCATGCCTGTCTATCAGGTAAAACCGTCAGACGGCAATCTCATCATTATCGATATTATGCAGGTCATCAAACAGATTCGCCGCGTGTACCCGGAAGCGGCTTTGGAGGTGCAGGGGTCCGCGCACATCATCGTGGAAGTGATGAATCCTCGCAAAAAAGCTAGTCTTCTGCTGGTAGCGATGGTATGGGTCCTGCTCTTTGTCGGCGCGGGCCTGGCGATCATGAATTTCCATACGGATGTGAGCATGCCGCAGGTACATCAGCGGATTTATTCCTTGATTACCGGTCAGAAGAGCAAGCAGCCCCTCTGGCTCCAAATTCCCTATTCCTTCGGGATCGGTTTGGGAATGATCCTGTTTTTTAACCACATCTTTCAGAAGCGAATCAACGAGGAACCCAGTCCACTCGAAGTTGAGCTGTTTTTGTATCAACAAAACCTCGATCAATACTACATTCAGCATGAAAACCAGGAGAACGAACGAACCAAGCCATGA
- the sigF gene encoding RNA polymerase sporulation sigma factor SigF, with amino-acid sequence MGADIKNASQPFLTNEQVKELISLSQSGDAQARETLVNSNIRLVWSVVQRFINRGYEADDLFQIGCIGLLKAVDKFDLNYDVKFSTYAVPMIIGEIQRFLRDDGTVKVSRSLKETANRVRRTKDELYKQFGRAPTISEVAEAVGISPEEVVFAQEASRTPSSIHETVFENDGDPITLIDQIADESVSKWFDKIALKDAISRLTEREQLIVYLRYYKDQTQSEVAERLGISQVQVSRLEKRILQTIKDQIEQ; translated from the coding sequence ATGGGTGCCGATATCAAAAACGCCAGTCAGCCGTTTCTTACCAATGAGCAAGTGAAAGAACTGATCTCCCTGAGCCAGAGCGGGGACGCGCAAGCGCGCGAGACGCTCGTGAACAGCAATATTCGGCTGGTGTGGTCAGTGGTTCAGCGTTTTATTAACCGGGGCTACGAAGCCGACGACCTGTTTCAGATCGGGTGCATCGGGCTTTTGAAAGCCGTGGACAAATTTGACCTGAATTATGATGTAAAGTTCTCCACCTATGCTGTGCCGATGATCATCGGGGAGATCCAGCGATTTTTGCGCGATGATGGTACAGTTAAGGTAAGTCGCTCCCTGAAGGAAACGGCCAACCGGGTGAGACGGACAAAGGACGAGCTGTACAAGCAGTTCGGACGGGCTCCTACGATTTCAGAAGTAGCCGAAGCCGTAGGCATATCTCCCGAGGAAGTTGTGTTTGCCCAAGAGGCGAGCCGCACGCCATCGTCCATTCATGAGACCGTGTTTGAAAATGACGGCGATCCGATCACCCTGATCGATCAGATCGCAGACGAAAGCGTCAGCAAGTGGTTTGATAAAATTGCGCTGAAGGATGCCATCAGCCGACTGACCGAGAGGGAGCAGCTCATCGTATATCTCCGCTACTACAAAGATCAGACGCAGTCTGAAGTGGCGGAGCGATTGGGAATCTCTCAGGTGCAGGTGTCAAGGCTGGAAAAAAGGATTCTGCAAACGATCAAAGACCAGATTGAGCAATAG
- the spoIIAB gene encoding anti-sigma F factor, with protein MAQRNYMSVSFAALSQNEAFARVAVASFISQLDVSVEEMEEIKTVVSEAVTNSIIHGYDENPEGIVRITVKIEDNVVELIVEDEGKGIEDVDQAMQPLYTSKPELERSGMGFTIMENFMDSLEVATAVGKGTTVRLTKSLSFAKALQN; from the coding sequence ATGGCACAGCGCAATTACATGAGTGTATCGTTTGCTGCGCTCAGTCAAAATGAAGCATTTGCCCGTGTGGCAGTAGCTTCGTTCATCTCTCAGCTGGATGTCTCCGTGGAGGAGATGGAGGAGATCAAGACGGTCGTATCGGAGGCCGTCACCAATTCGATCATTCATGGCTACGATGAAAATCCGGAGGGGATCGTCCGCATCACCGTCAAGATTGAGGACAATGTCGTGGAACTGATCGTGGAAGACGAGGGCAAAGGGATCGAAGACGTCGATCAGGCAATGCAGCCGCTCTATACGAGTAAGCCGGAGTTGGAGCGATCGGGCATGGGCTTTACCATCATGGAAAATTTCATGGACTCGCTTGAAGTGGCAACTGCTGTCGGGAAAGGGACGACCGTCCGCCTGACAAAAAGCCTTTCTTTTGCCAAAGCATTACAAAATTAG
- the spoIIAA gene encoding anti-sigma F factor antagonist, with product MSLRISMETKQDVLVVRLQGELDHHTAEELRAKVDQLLRQSSIRHIVLSLADLAFMDSSGIGVILGRYKQISARSGEMVVCSINPTIYRIFEMSGLFKVIKFRENEAEALHILGVA from the coding sequence ATGAGTTTACGCATCAGCATGGAGACCAAGCAAGATGTCCTGGTCGTCCGTTTGCAAGGCGAACTTGACCATCATACAGCAGAGGAATTGCGCGCAAAAGTCGATCAATTGCTGCGCCAATCATCCATACGACACATCGTGCTCAGCCTGGCCGATCTGGCTTTTATGGACAGTTCTGGGATCGGTGTCATCCTCGGACGCTACAAGCAGATTTCGGCGCGTTCCGGTGAAATGGTCGTTTGTTCGATCAATCCGACCATCTACCGGATCTTCGAAATGTCAGGCTTGTTCAAAGTGATCAAGTTTCGTGAGAACGAAGCGGAAGCACTTCATATTCTGGGGGTGGCGTAG
- a CDS encoding D-alanyl-D-alanine carboxypeptidase family protein: MKRSLHLSLCFILCVAFFSPIGVAAKEKAPAKDGLMNFAPHATSAILMEADTGTVLFEKNAYEKLPPASITKVMTLLLIMEALDRGEIKLTDKVRTSERAASMGGSQIFLQPGEEMTVEDMVKGIAIASGNDASVAMAEHLAGTEEAFVAKMNERAKQLGMKQTHFVNSNGLPAPGHVTSAMDIAIMSRELLKHEQITKYTGIYQDYLRKETANPFWLVNTNRLVRFYEGVDGLKTGYTGEAKYCLTATAKRNNMRVIAVVMGEPDTKTRNAEISTLFNYAFAHYQVAPLYKKGETVQALTVDKGMQPQVNAITPHSVSLLMKRGESAEQYEREVVLKPSVDAPLDKNEVIGHIFIRTKDGKEVNRVDLYPEQTVEKAGMWQILKRTTRSVLIPY; encoded by the coding sequence ATGAAAAGGAGTCTGCATCTGAGCCTATGCTTCATCTTATGTGTTGCGTTCTTTTCTCCGATCGGAGTCGCGGCGAAGGAGAAAGCGCCAGCCAAGGATGGGCTGATGAACTTCGCGCCGCACGCCACTTCCGCCATCCTGATGGAAGCGGATACGGGGACAGTCTTGTTTGAAAAAAACGCGTACGAGAAGCTGCCTCCTGCTAGTATTACCAAAGTCATGACGCTTTTGCTCATCATGGAGGCGCTGGATCGCGGAGAGATCAAGCTGACGGACAAAGTTCGCACCAGCGAACGGGCTGCCTCGATGGGCGGCTCTCAGATTTTTCTCCAGCCCGGTGAAGAGATGACCGTCGAGGACATGGTGAAGGGGATCGCGATCGCCTCAGGCAATGATGCCTCCGTCGCGATGGCCGAGCATCTCGCAGGCACTGAAGAAGCGTTTGTCGCCAAAATGAATGAGCGCGCCAAACAGCTCGGGATGAAGCAGACGCATTTCGTCAACTCAAATGGATTGCCCGCACCTGGACATGTCACCTCTGCTATGGATATCGCCATCATGTCGCGAGAACTTTTGAAGCATGAACAGATCACCAAGTATACAGGAATTTATCAGGATTATTTGCGCAAGGAAACCGCCAATCCCTTTTGGCTGGTCAACACCAATCGGCTGGTCCGCTTTTACGAGGGCGTCGACGGATTGAAGACCGGCTATACCGGTGAAGCCAAATACTGTCTGACCGCGACAGCCAAACGAAACAACATGCGGGTCATCGCCGTGGTGATGGGTGAACCGGATACCAAGACGAGAAATGCAGAAATCTCCACTCTGTTTAATTACGCCTTTGCTCATTATCAAGTAGCCCCCCTGTACAAAAAAGGGGAAACCGTACAGGCATTGACAGTCGACAAAGGAATGCAGCCGCAGGTAAACGCCATTACGCCGCATTCGGTCAGCCTCTTGATGAAGCGGGGCGAGTCGGCGGAGCAGTATGAGCGCGAAGTCGTGTTGAAGCCGAGCGTGGACGCGCCTTTGGACAAAAACGAGGTCATCGGACATATCTTTATCCGGACGAAAGACGGCAAGGAAGTGAACCGCGTCGATCTCTATCCGGAACAAACGGTGGAAAAGGCAGGCATGTGGCAGATTCTCAAGCGAACAACGAGAAGTGTTTTGATCCCTTATTGA
- a CDS encoding methyl-accepting chemotaxis protein, which translates to MRRIRLPRFGQKDQSAPRTLSRAADFITRNLQGSLAKKMIAFGIILVIIIIGALQYIALSFSKNTLIGITSSQAKMLAEQYAGSMEDWIEDVKASSLETASKRVMTTELEPLIMEQFRLLRQSHKEVSKVYLVDSNTGNSIFSLTGKNEIDFKQKQYMQQALSAKGPVFSDEEVELGTERSFIYLATPIGEKNEDTSRILIVGFQIDPLLNKTAEIPFMQNGHAFIVRPDGLVVAHKDPAQNNQLSLAENRDYADLLELVNTHQSQSLEYEADGVNSFAALAPIPSLGWSLVLTTASSEVYGALSGMGYTFALISIPIIVLAAWSIWWFAMRIRKSLLAIARDMEKIGSGHFDVRVEVKGRDELALVGQKMNEMATELRKLVAHVQGQANRLHTAAEELNLSAQQNTGAIHSITENISMISERVSQQTREVLAAATTVSEISQGVEQVAVAAEATTRATSSTFERAQDGMKLVKNVITTVRQATGEVERTAEQMHGLRERARQITSIVEMISSIASQTNLLALNAAIEAARAGDAGRGFSVVASEVRKLAEESSSFSERIASIAHSINDEAMDMSKHMDDIVAMVSSGLQSVETVGTAFQHIVADIQSAAEQSESMSAASEEMAAGNQVVTSSMQRLSAVSDEINQSLGGVVTTVDEQLHAIARISDNVEELKQLADELAENVRKFVI; encoded by the coding sequence ATGCGGAGAATCCGATTGCCTCGGTTTGGCCAAAAGGATCAATCAGCACCGCGTACGCTCTCACGGGCAGCAGATTTCATTACCCGGAATCTGCAGGGGTCCCTGGCAAAAAAGATGATTGCCTTTGGTATTATTCTCGTCATTATCATTATTGGTGCCCTGCAATACATAGCACTCTCGTTTTCGAAGAATACCCTCATCGGGATTACCTCCAGTCAGGCAAAAATGCTGGCCGAACAATATGCAGGCAGCATGGAAGACTGGATTGAAGATGTGAAGGCCAGTTCGCTGGAAACCGCCTCGAAAAGAGTGATGACCACGGAACTGGAGCCGTTGATCATGGAACAATTCAGGCTCCTGCGGCAATCCCATAAGGAAGTGTCCAAGGTTTATCTGGTTGATTCAAATACAGGGAATTCGATCTTCTCCCTGACGGGGAAAAATGAAATTGATTTTAAACAAAAACAATACATGCAGCAAGCGCTCTCTGCCAAGGGGCCTGTTTTCTCGGACGAAGAGGTAGAGCTGGGCACGGAGCGGAGCTTTATCTATCTGGCGACCCCGATCGGGGAGAAGAATGAGGATACCTCCCGCATCTTGATCGTCGGTTTTCAAATCGACCCGCTCCTGAACAAGACGGCTGAAATTCCCTTTATGCAAAATGGACATGCCTTTATCGTGCGCCCGGATGGATTGGTCGTCGCCCATAAAGATCCGGCGCAGAATAACCAGCTGTCTCTGGCAGAAAATCGGGATTACGCCGATCTGTTGGAACTGGTCAACACGCACCAAAGTCAGAGCCTAGAGTATGAAGCCGACGGGGTCAACTCGTTTGCGGCGCTTGCCCCCATCCCCTCCCTCGGCTGGAGCCTCGTGCTGACGACCGCTTCGTCGGAGGTTTACGGCGCACTGAGTGGCATGGGATATACGTTTGCACTGATCAGCATACCGATCATCGTGCTCGCCGCCTGGTCGATCTGGTGGTTTGCCATGCGGATTCGCAAATCCCTGCTCGCGATTGCACGGGACATGGAGAAAATCGGTTCCGGCCACTTTGATGTCCGTGTTGAGGTGAAAGGAAGGGACGAGCTGGCCCTGGTCGGCCAAAAGATGAACGAAATGGCGACGGAGCTGCGCAAGCTGGTCGCTCACGTCCAGGGACAGGCGAACCGGCTCCATACGGCGGCGGAGGAACTGAATCTGTCCGCCCAGCAAAACACCGGGGCGATCCACTCGATCACCGAGAATATCTCGATGATTTCCGAGCGGGTGTCGCAACAAACGCGCGAGGTCCTCGCTGCTGCGACGACGGTCTCCGAAATATCGCAGGGGGTCGAGCAGGTAGCAGTCGCCGCCGAAGCGACGACTCGCGCAACTTCCAGCACCTTTGAGCGGGCGCAGGACGGCATGAAACTGGTGAAAAATGTGATTACCACGGTTCGGCAGGCGACAGGAGAAGTGGAGCGGACAGCCGAACAGATGCACGGTCTGCGGGAGCGGGCCAGACAGATCACAAGCATCGTGGAGATGATCAGCAGCATTGCCTCCCAGACGAATCTGCTGGCTCTGAATGCCGCCATCGAAGCAGCCAGAGCGGGAGATGCCGGACGCGGATTTTCCGTCGTCGCCAGCGAGGTGCGAAAGTTGGCAGAGGAGAGCAGCTCCTTCTCTGAGCGGATCGCCTCGATTGCCCACTCGATTAATGACGAGGCGATGGACATGAGCAAGCATATGGACGATATCGTCGCGATGGTCAGTTCGGGACTCCAGTCCGTGGAAACCGTCGGGACCGCGTTCCAGCACATCGTCGCCGATATTCAGTCAGCCGCGGAGCAGAGCGAGTCCATGTCCGCCGCGTCAGAGGAGATGGCCGCGGGCAACCAGGTCGTCACTTCCTCGATGCAACGCCTGTCGGCAGTATCGGATGAGATCAACCAATCGCTGGGCGGGGTCGTCACGACGGTGGATGAGCAGCTTCACGCCATCGCCCGCATCAGCGACAACGTAGAAGAGCTGAAGCAGCTGGCCGACGAGCTGGCTGAAAATGTCAGGAAATTTGTCATTTAA